The sequence ATCTCGAAATCCAGGTTTAACTGCCGAAGAGATTTCTAAGATGCTAGGATGGACTCCGAGAAGCGTAAAGCTGGTTTTAAGTAAACTTGAAAAATCCGGTCGAGTAGCAATAAGATTCTTCCCAACAGTTCTACATGTTGATGAAGGGCGTTGGGAAGTCGAGAAGGAGGTTTCGAACGAGAGGGAGAAGCTTGAGAAGATTATACTTAAACTTCGGGAGAGGGATAGAGAGACTTTTGAGAAATGTGTGAAGGCAAAAATGTTGAGAGATGATAAACTGGCAACCCTATATGCTAGTCAGTGTGCTGATATAAGAAGGTTGATAAGGGCAGTAGTTGCAAGTCAGGGCGTTCTGACAAGAATAGGGGTTGCCCTAGAGAGTCTGAGGTTGAGTTTAGGAAGAAAATTGTTGTGAGGGATTTTCAAAAGAATTTTTCTAATGTGGACCTATCCCTCTCAACCCATCCTCTGAGAAGCCGATCTAGGGCGTTTCTTACTCTCCTCTCCGAGAAGTCTCTCTCCCCACATAGGAAATTTATGGTTGCTTCAATGTCTGGCTTCCGCCATTCAAGTCTATAGTCGTCTGTGACTTTGGGGTGGAGGAAGAGCTCTCTGATTTCCAATAGGTAATCCAGGCCTTCACCTGCCGGTAGGATTTTGAGAGTACTAGCCAAGTCCCCCCTCTCCTTGATCAGTTTCAAGGCGGTCTTGGGACCTACTCCCTTGAAACCTCCAGGGTTATAGTCTGTTCCAAGAAGAATGGCCAGGTCAATGAGTTGTTCCCTTGTGACTCCTAGAATCCTCAGGATCCTATCGAGCTCTAACAATTCTAGGTCCACATCGACATATACTTCTCTACCTGGAAGTTTTCTCCTCCCTGTAATTGTAAGGTTACGTATCAACCGTGAGGCTCCGAATAGGAGGGAGTCGTAGTCTTGGCTGGCAACGGCCCAGAGGTCATTCTTGGAGACTATGTGAGCCGCTTGGGCTTCACCTTCTGAAGGTGCCTGAATCCATGGTATACCCATACTGTCTAGCAGTCTCTTCGCATCCTCGACCATCTCATCCTTCAGTTTAGAGGTCATCTGGGCATATCGCCTTGCCTCCTCTACTGCGCCACGCCTAATAGCCTCCTCATATTTTATAGTAGCCTCCTCCTTAATTCTCATCCTCCTCTTGAGTTCAACCTCCTTCACGGTAGGTGGCTCCCCATCGAATACGTAGGCAACCCGTATCCCCCTCTCCATCAAGTTCACAGTCCTGTAGAATAGCCCGCTGAGATGGCTCGTCACCCTTCCAGACCTATCCATGAGGGGCTCACCGGCC is a genomic window of Candidatus Bathyarchaeota archaeon containing:
- the fen gene encoding flap endonuclease-1 — protein: MGVDLGPIVERKKISFEDLHGKSIVIDCYNALYQFLATIRGEAGEPLMDRSGRVTSHLSGLFYRTVNLMERGIRVAYVFDGEPPTVKEVELKRRMRIKEEATIKYEEAIRRGAVEEARRYAQMTSKLKDEMVEDAKRLLDSMGIPWIQAPSEGEAQAAHIVSKNDLWAVASQDYDSLLFGASRLIRNLTITGRRKLPGREVYVDVDLELLELDRILRILGVTREQLIDLAILLGTDYNPGGFKGVGPKTALKLIKERGDLASTLKILPAGEGLDYLLEIRELFLHPKVTDDYRLEWRKPDIEATINFLCGERDFSERRVRNALDRLLRGWVERDRSTLEKFF
- a CDS encoding winged helix-turn-helix transcriptional regulator, with product MGYKFYLEALLKVNRGRVSKSSVLLQFISRNPGLTAEEISKMLGWTPRSVKLVLSKLEKSGRVAIRFFPTVLHVDEGRWEVEKEVSNEREKLEKIILKLRERDRETFEKCVKAKMLRDDKLATLYASQCADIRRLIRAVVASQGVLTRIGVALESLRLSLGRKLL